The window atagaaaaataggaaaattttCAACTTCCTATTTGTTGGACCGGGTCAATTATTTGGTCCGGCCTGTTTGCTTTGCTGATGTTGAACTTGGCCATTTGGgctatttatttgaataaaatggTCTGAccatcaaaaatttatttttaaaacataataataaaatggAAGGTAGTAAGAAACATAGATAACAAAatttaaatacttgtttattcacaattattttgataACTAATTTAGTCTAAAAGATAGCATGATAACACTTCTCATCATACATTTCCTttttcaaaagaagaagaatattgcTGCTTAAGAATTATTTGAACAAGTAACCTTTTAAAAAGCTCCATAAGTTGATTAAATGCCATGTGAAATTAAATTGTGTATTGACATATGTAGGAATGACGAAATTTCGTAAAATCAAGCATAAAGAATGGCAATATAAACAACAAAGTAAACAAGAAATATACAGATAAGAGATGAGAATTTTTCATCTCTTtcaagtgtttctcaaatgtttCAAGCATATATTAGCTCCTATACCTATTTTATGTTGTTCATAGAGGCATACAAAATATTGTTATGATAACATAACATTAACAATTATGGGGGaagttaaaaaatattgtgaTGGGGCAGTGGAGGATTAACTATACGTTACGGAGAAGAATGATGTTCTTAGGAGTTATGAACATtcacataataatataatattttataggGAAAAGGGCCAAATTTACCATCTACATTTGAAAAATAGGTTAAATATATTCTTCATCATATTTTGAGATCAAATTTATCCTTGTACCCTTCCttttaataaaaatcaatgttaaatgccttattttttaaaaataaaacacaccctAATTTAATCCACTTGATTTAACCCCACCCACAGGAAAAACACATACCTCCCTTGGTTATGTTGCCCCGGTGGTTAAAATTCCGGTATACAATGTGATACAATCAATAGGCAATATGATACAAGaactccatttttttcttttacaacaATGTTTAAAAACTcgatataaaatgttatacattCTGTATACGAACGTTATACAAAATTATAAGAGGTCTTTATGCACTCATATACACTATTATGCAATATAACACAACATTAAGAAACCAACTTCTTCTTCCTTAAATCCAAGCATCAGATCCATCCATAAACTATACTATATCACCCTAAATTTACATTTAGGCCCTCCAATACGTACCAAATCTTTTGGAACAATCAAAACTGAAACAGAATTTACGAAAATCCAATTTTCAAACTTTGAAACTTCAAGCTTCAACAATTGCCGTCTATGGAGTTTCCGCTTCCTATTCACATTCTCGTCCTTAAATCAAAAGCAACACTATCCaacaaatctctctctctctatatatgttaCTTTCTTCATTTGACTTAACAAAATGTAGCAATAAAGTGatctcatatcaataatatagaagaattaaatCACCTTATTATTAGACAAACGATAttatataaaacataatatctctttagtCATGTAAGACCAATACACAAGTACTTTTTTCAAAGTGGTATTATGTAGTAGACAGGATTACGACTCTTAAAAAATGTCACCGGGTGCATGACACGGATATGACAACATTTTGCCGAGTCCGAGCAACACAGCGCAACATGCTGATGAACCTTTAATTAGTAGATTTCTGAGCCAGCAAAGTTTCTAAGAACTTCTCTACATAATCCAGGCCACACTGTGTCTTCACAAGGGGTAATATGGCGGGGACATCTAGATAGAATTCTGAAGCAGACCCGTCGAGCTTGTCCCAAAGTTTGAGCTGTTCACGTGCTGCTTTAACGGCTGCTCTTGTTGCACAATGGACTGAAGCTGCCAGAAGCAGTGGCGGTTCACCAGATGCTGCAAAAGAGTAATTATATTAAGATTCAATGGTATGTATGATCACAGAAGTGGCTTCAGGATTTGAAGTTTATATGTTCTAAAAGTGAGGTCAAGTTAGTATACAGCAGTTACTTTCACTGTTAACTATTAATAGATATTTGTTGGATTTCTCAATACATATTCAAGGTCTGGACAAAAGTTACTGCATTCCGGTAAATTCATAGATTGTACCGTGTTGATCCAAAGTGAGAATGAATGATTCAGATCATTACTGTTCTAAGAATCACTTGAAACAGGTTTGCAATATTTTTCATTAAACCAAGTGAAGAATGTGTTAAAAGAACTTTTCATGATGCTCACGGTTATCGACGAATAAGCAAAGAACTTGGAAAACTTGTATGACAGAAAGGAAGCGAAAGGAAATGAAGAAAGAATTATACTTTTGGATGAGAGAACACGTTTTTCATGATGTCCACTGTTTAAGACTTGAACATTGAAATTCTTAGGTATGGTGTCAATAGTCGGGATCTTGTACGTCCAAGTGCTATTTGAGACCATTAACTCATCTTCATTTGTTAGATATTCTTCATTCATGAAAAAACCGATTCCATGTACGAACGCCCCTTCAATCTGCAcggaaaagaaaacaaaagcaaTTGCGACTATTTAGAACAAACATGTGATCAAGAATTAGATAGTTCTGAAGTTTTAATAACCAACTCAAATGCATGATGCACTTCACTAATAACAAAATCTAAAATGTAATACAAAGGGAAGAACCTGTCCCAAATCAACAGCAGGATTCAAGCTCTGCCCACAGTCGTAAATAATATCCGACTGCAAAATGGTAGTCTCTCCGGTCAGAATATCTATCTCCACCTGCAAAAAGAGTATTACTTTTACCTAGCTATATGAAGTTGCTGCAGAAGTACAAATGGAAAATCTATAATCATTGAATATGATTCCCTTTCAAGACTCCAACTCTCATGCTTAAGAGTGTGGTTTTTTGCGTCCTGTCCAATGCATAATATATGAGCATTCTCAATGAGAGGGCTCGATCGAATCAATAATATATTCTGATATAGTGATTTAATTCGAGCTCTTTGAATTGGAATAAAGGATCGCAGAATCACCAAGAATTGGTCAGGGAATGTTACAAAGACATGGATGATGAAACAAGAAAAGCCAGCAGGAGAGACAAGTTTACCTCACTGACAGCAGCCCCGAAGTTCAAATAACTCATGGAACTGTGTTCTGGGACATAATAAGAATTTGCTGCTAAGCTTACTGATAGCATTTGTGCCTGCAAAAAAAGGGTGGGTGGGTGGGAGAGATCTGCAAAATCAAATACTTAACACAGGAGAAAGATTGACTAATTGATGTAAATGAACAAATGGTTCCCCAGCTACAGGCATACGATTAGTCACTTATCGACCCAAGCTTTTAAGTGAATCACCTTGTTATGATCTTCAATTTGGTTCAAGATTAAATGTTACATTCAATACCTTCTTTTAAGTGAATCACTAAAATTTTATAGTGATTGACCCCGTGACTTGCAGAGTTGAAACATTGGAAAAATGGAGGAGGTAGTCATTTAGTGAGAAGACAAACCTGGCCAATCAGCGTTGGCCAATCAACAGAGCCATTTTGTTCTTGCAACTGTTTCTTCAGAGGGGTCAGTCTTTCAACCAAGACATTACAGGAAAGTTTAACAGCTGCACAGCTTGATTCCGATGTAGTGCTTCCAGATGTAAGCCCGCCTTGCACTACGCTTAAGGTGTCTGCTTGTATGACTCGTACTTTCTTCAGAAGGTCATCAGCCCAACTACTCTCGATTAAACTGAGAGCATAGGCAGCCATCTGTCTAACCTTGGTCCATAGCCCTTGGCCAATTTCAATCCCTCCGACCTCTACAACAATCGATCCATCTTGCAGAATACTGACTTTTCCTGGGGTTGCTCGTTGCATAGCATTGAATACAATTGGCACTCGAGAAATACCCCTTTTCTTCCATGTGTTTTTCTGGTTAAACTGTTCTAACATCTTGCTTCTTTGGAAAAAACTCGATGACACTGCCAACTTATCCATGATACTAGGCAATGTATATTCTCCTGCTGCTACAATGTTACCATAAAATAAGTTAATGCTTTCAAATGTATGAACGTTTTCATTTCTGACCGAGTCCACTTCCATCGACAGTAAACTTGCTACGTGCTCTATTATAGCTTCGGCAATAAAAGATCCTTGCACGTCCCCAGGGCCCCGCATAGTCGTTTTGCTGGTGAGATTCGTCTTGCAAAGTTTTACATCAAAAGATAAGGCACCCCAATCATATTTTTTTAGAGAATTAATCAGACCTAATGGCAAGATGGGGCTCATATCTTCTGTGATCCCAGCATTGATCAATATATCAAGATTTAATGCTGTGATCTTTCCACTCGACTTGAATCCTACACTGTACGTTACTTTCATCGGGTGTCGTCCTCCATTGATTATCATGTCAGTGTTCCGGTTGACATATATCCTGACAGGGCGTCTTAACTTGTATGCTGCAAGTGCACAGGCTGTGGAAACCTAAAATCATACATAAACTTGAACATTAGAGTCAGAGAATAGTTAttgttactttttctttttcaaatactCACAGGCATTGCTCTGACCGACTTGCCCCCAAAGGCACCTCCAACCCTTCTTGTGATTACACGGATATTGTGTTCAGGAAGACCGAGACAAGTGGCAATCACGTGATGCGCCTTCTCAGGGTTCTGGCTTGAAGTATAAACAACCATGCAGTTGTCTTCATCTGGAATTGCAAGGGTGGTCTGTGTCTCCATATAGAAATGGTACTCGGACCCGAGTCTTAACTGGAAATTATTATTAGAAAAAGCCAATAAGTAATATATTAACATCTATGGTTATATATGCTAGATCACCATCCAGAAATCAAATTTAAGGAAACCATTGAAATGTTCAGAACAATAGAGGAATCGGAAGTACCTCAGCAGAGAGAATCTTGTGATCAGCTTCAGCCATTCCTTTTGAGAAATCACCGACCTGTGCTGGATATAGATAAAATGGGATTTGGAAAAAGCTAGATTTCTCAACAGCTTTCTCAACGGTTAAAATGGGAGAATCTATATTTTCAGTGTCATATTCAACGAGGGCCGTCATTGCAGCCACATCAGCAGACTTCTGACTGTCAGCAACCTGTAGTGTTTAAACAAAAGTAGtacttaaaaatttcaaaatttcttttgGATTTAAGTGTATGAGAAATTAATAGCTCACCACAACTGCAATTCTTTCTCCAGCACATCGGGCGAGCTCGTCTGCAAATAAGGGCTCAGATTCAGAAATAGTAATAGCTCCTACATTTGCCCCTCCACTTGGGATATCTTTGAAAGTAATAATGCTGATGACTCCATCTATATTAGAATCGAGCTTGATTCCCTTTACACCTGCTAATGGTTTTGTACTATAGATAAATGCTCCATGCAGGCAGTTTGGTGGTGAAGGAATGTCATCTACAAAAACAGCTTCACCTGCAAAATAGTATATAAACATAATATGCAAGATCCTATTTTGCGTGGTTAACTGAATTAACTAAAAACTTATTGATTATAATACTCCTAAGTGTACGCTGTACACATCCTCTTATATGCTGTGTTGCTCGGAATCTCCGAAAGTGTTGTCGAACCCACATCAGATACCTCCAAACAATCCCTATTTTTAGAGAATCTAAAACGTGCTTGTCGACATTTTTGaaaagtccgagcaacatagcttaaATGTTAGAACGCTAGCAGCATCAAAGCcagaaaaaattattatgaaacgttaggcttaacatgcactagatgaaataaaatatttaaaaggcgAGAACTAACCAGAAGCTTGCATGGCAGCTCCAACTTTCTTCATCGGTTCACCTACTGGATAGTACTCGCTGCTTGAGTCCAGAACCTGCTTGGCGGAAGACAGTAGTGTCTGTTTTCCTCCCTGACTAATGCAACCATCATTACTACTCCCCGAAATGTCCTCAGCCGAGATGTCATCAATTCCGTCAAGTAAACCACCAGGAATAGAAGAATGAACATTAGTTAAGGGATAAAGAAACTCAAAGACATAAGTTACGGCCAAGCTTGATCTGTACTCAGGGTGTAGAGTGCCATCTTCCGGTACCACTGCTAG of the Capsicum annuum cultivar UCD-10X-F1 chromosome 11, UCD10Xv1.1, whole genome shotgun sequence genome contains:
- the LOC107847504 gene encoding abscisic-aldehyde oxidase isoform X2; the protein is MCMSFFSALVNADKGNKPDPPPGFSKITPSEAEKSIAGNLCRCTGYRPIADACKSFAADVDIEDLGFNSFWKKDDSKETKVSKLPPYDPTKNVCTYPEFLKSESATNLDSLRYPWYSPVSIEELRSLLYSKVTENGASFKLVVGNTGSGYYKETQRYDYYIDLRHVPELSIITGDQTGIEVGATVTISKFISFLKEESKINFGSYGKLVSEKLAYHMEKIASPFVRNSASVGGNLVMAQKNGFPSDIATLFLGLYATVSLMTNHGIEKLTWEELLSRPPLDSRTVLLSVLIPFKKDQSSLQTHSRFLFDTYRAAPRPQVNALAYVNAAFLADVSLSQNGILINDILLAFGAYGTKHATRAKKVEEYLTRKILNVHVLYEALKLVKLAVVPEDGTLHPEYRSSLAVTYVFEFLYPLTNVHSSIPGGLLDGIDDISAEDISGSSNDGCISQGGKQTLLSSAKQVLDSSSEYYPVGEPMKKVGAAMQASGEAVFVDDIPSPPNCLHGAFIYSTKPLAGVKGIKLDSNIDGVISIITFKDIPSGGANVGAITISESEPLFADELARCAGERIAVVVADSQKSADVAAMTALVEYDTENIDSPILTVEKAVEKSSFFQIPFYLYPAQVGDFSKGMAEADHKILSAELRLGSEYHFYMETQTTLAIPDEDNCMVVYTSSQNPEKAHHVIATCLGLPEHNIRVITRRVGGAFGGKSVRAMPVSTACALAAYKLRRPVRIYVNRNTDMIINGGRHPMKVTYSVGFKSSGKITALNLDILINAGITEDMSPILPLGLINSLKKYDWGALSFDVKLCKTNLTSKTTMRGPGDVQGSFIAEAIIEHVASLLSMEVDSVRNENVHTFESINLFYGNIVAAGEYTLPSIMDKLAVSSSFFQRSKMLEQFNQKNTWKKRGISRVPIVFNAMQRATPGKVSILQDGSIVVEVGGIEIGQGLWTKVRQMAAYALSLIESSWADDLLKKVRVIQADTLSVVQGGLTSGSTTSESSCAAVKLSCNVLVERLTPLKKQLQEQNGSVDWPTLIGQAQMLSVSLAANSYYVPEHSSMSYLNFGAAVSEVEIDILTGETTILQSDIIYDCGQSLNPAVDLGQIEGAFVHGIGFFMNEEYLTNEDELMVSNSTWTYKIPTIDTIPKNFNVQVLNSGHHEKRVLSSKTSGEPPLLLAASVHCATRAAVKAAREQLKLWDKLDGSASEFYLDVPAILPLVKTQCGLDYVEKFLETLLAQKSTN
- the LOC107847504 gene encoding abscisic-aldehyde oxidase isoform X1, with amino-acid sequence MKEGQKEGSLIFAVNGEKFELSRIDPSTTLLQFLRSETRFKSPKLGCGEGGCGACVVLVSTYDPKLKKVEDFSVSSCLTLLCSLNGCSITTSEGLGNSRDGFHAIHERFANFHASQCGFCTPGMCMSFFSALVNADKGNKPDPPPGFSKITPSEAEKSIAGNLCRCTGYRPIADACKSFAADVDIEDLGFNSFWKKDDSKETKVSKLPPYDPTKNVCTYPEFLKSESATNLDSLRYPWYSPVSIEELRSLLYSKVTENGASFKLVVGNTGSGYYKETQRYDYYIDLRHVPELSIITGDQTGIEVGATVTISKFISFLKEESKINFGSYGKLVSEKLAYHMEKIASPFVRNSASVGGNLVMAQKNGFPSDIATLFLGLYATVSLMTNHGIEKLTWEELLSRPPLDSRTVLLSVLIPFKKDQSSLQTHSRFLFDTYRAAPRPQVNALAYVNAAFLADVSLSQNGILINDILLAFGAYGTKHATRAKKVEEYLTRKILNVHVLYEALKLVKLAVVPEDGTLHPEYRSSLAVTYVFEFLYPLTNVHSSIPGGLLDGIDDISAEDISGSSNDGCISQGGKQTLLSSAKQVLDSSSEYYPVGEPMKKVGAAMQASGEAVFVDDIPSPPNCLHGAFIYSTKPLAGVKGIKLDSNIDGVISIITFKDIPSGGANVGAITISESEPLFADELARCAGERIAVVVADSQKSADVAAMTALVEYDTENIDSPILTVEKAVEKSSFFQIPFYLYPAQVGDFSKGMAEADHKILSAELRLGSEYHFYMETQTTLAIPDEDNCMVVYTSSQNPEKAHHVIATCLGLPEHNIRVITRRVGGAFGGKSVRAMPVSTACALAAYKLRRPVRIYVNRNTDMIINGGRHPMKVTYSVGFKSSGKITALNLDILINAGITEDMSPILPLGLINSLKKYDWGALSFDVKLCKTNLTSKTTMRGPGDVQGSFIAEAIIEHVASLLSMEVDSVRNENVHTFESINLFYGNIVAAGEYTLPSIMDKLAVSSSFFQRSKMLEQFNQKNTWKKRGISRVPIVFNAMQRATPGKVSILQDGSIVVEVGGIEIGQGLWTKVRQMAAYALSLIESSWADDLLKKVRVIQADTLSVVQGGLTSGSTTSESSCAAVKLSCNVLVERLTPLKKQLQEQNGSVDWPTLIGQAQMLSVSLAANSYYVPEHSSMSYLNFGAAVSEVEIDILTGETTILQSDIIYDCGQSLNPAVDLGQIEGAFVHGIGFFMNEEYLTNEDELMVSNSTWTYKIPTIDTIPKNFNVQVLNSGHHEKRVLSSKTSGEPPLLLAASVHCATRAAVKAAREQLKLWDKLDGSASEFYLDVPAILPLVKTQCGLDYVEKFLETLLAQKSTN